From a single Phacochoerus africanus isolate WHEZ1 chromosome 11, ROS_Pafr_v1, whole genome shotgun sequence genomic region:
- the LRRN2 gene encoding leucine-rich repeat neuronal protein 2, with protein MRLLVAPLLLAWVAGATAAVPVVPWRVPCPPQCACQIRPWYTPRSSYREATTVDCNDLFLTAVPPALPAGTQTLLLQSNSIVRVDQGELGYLANLTELDLSQNSFSDTRDCDFRALPQLLSLHLEENQLTRLEDHSFAGLASLQELYLNHNQLYRIAPRAFAGLSNLLRLHLNSNLLRAIDSRWFEMLPNLEILMIGGNRVDAILDMNFRPLANLRSLVLAGMNLREISDYALEGLQSLESLSFYDNRLARVPRQALEQVPGLKFLDLNKNPLQRVGPGDFANMLHLKELGLNNMEELVSIDKFALVNLPELTKLDITNNPRLSFIHPRAFHHLPQMETLMLNNNALSALHQQTVESLPNLQEVGLHGNPIRCDCVIRWANATGTRVRFIEPQSTLCAEPPDLQRRPVREVPFREMTDHCLPLISPRSFPSSLQVASGESLVLHCRALAEPEPEIYWVTPAGVRLTAARAGRKYRVYPEGTLELRRVTVEEAGLYTCVAQNLVGADTKTVSVVVGRAPLQPGRDKGWGLELQVQETHPYHILLSWVSPPNTVSTNLTWSSTSALRGHGATALARLPRGTHSYNITRLLQATEYWACLQVAFADAHTQLACVWARTKEATPCHRALGDRPGLIAVLALAILLLAAGLAAHLGTGQPRQGVSGRPLLPAWAFWGWSASSVRVVSAPLVLHWNPGRKPPRSSEGETLSPPLSQNS; from the coding sequence ATGAGGCTCCTCGTGGCCCCCCTCTTGCTAGCTTGGGTGGCTGGTGCCACTGCCGCTGTGCCCGTGGTACCTTGGCGTGTGCCCTGCCCGCCTCAGTGTGCCTGCCAGATCCGGCCCTGGTATACACCCCGATCGTCCTACCGCGAGGCCACCACTGTGGACTGCAATGACCTATTTCTGACGGCTGTACCCCCGGCGTTGCCTGCCGGCACGCAGACCCTGCTGCTACAGAGCAACAGCATCGTCCGCGTGGACCAGGGTGAGCTCGGCTACCTGGCCAATCTCACAGAGCTGGACCTGTCCCAGAACAGCTTTTCAGACACCCGAGACTGTGACTTCCGGGCCCTGCCCCAGCTGCTGAGTCTGCACCTGGAGGAGAACCAGCTGACCCGGCTAGAGGACCACAGTTTTGCAGGGCTGGCCAGCCTGCAGGAACTCTATCTCAACCACAACCAGCTCTATCGCATCGCCCCCAGGGCCTTCGCTGGCCTCAGCAACCTGCTGCGGCTGCACCTCAACTCCAACCTGCTGAGGGCCATTGACAGCCGCTGGTTCGAGATGCTGCCCAACCTGGAGATCCTCATGATTGGTGGCAACAGGGTGGATGCCATCTTGGACATGAACTTCCGGCCCCTGGCCAACCTGCGCAGCCTGGTGCTCGCGGGCATGAACCTGCGGGAGATCTCCGACTATGCCCTGGAGGGGCTACAAAGCCTGGAGAGCCTCTCCTTCTACGACAACCGGCTGGCCCGAGTGCCCCGGCAGGCGCTGGAGCAGGTGCCCGGGCTCAAGTTCCTAGACCTGAACAAGAACCCGCTCCAGCGAGTGGGGCCCGGGGACTTTGCCAACATGCTGCACCTCAAGGAGCTGGGGCTGAACAACATGGAGGAGCTGGTTTCCATCGATAAGTTTGCCCTGGTCAACCTCCCTGAGCTGACCAAGCTGGACATCACCAACAACCCCCGGCTGTCCTTCATCCACCCCCGCGCCTTCCACCACCTGCCCCAGATGGAGACCCTCATGCTCAACAACAACGCTCTCAGTGCCTTGCACCAGCAGACAGTGGAGTCCCTGCCTAACCTGCAGGAGGTGGGTCTCCATGGCAACCCCATCCGCTGTGACTGCGTCATCCGCTGGGCCAATGCCACGGGCACCCGCGTCCGCTTCATCGAGCCTCAGTCCACGCTGTGCGCCGAACCACCAGACCTCCAGCGCCGCCCAGTGCGGGAGGTGCCCTTCCGGGAGATGACGGACCACTGCCTGCCCCTCATCTCCCCCCGCAGcttcccctccagcctccaggtGGCCAGTGGAGAGAGCCTGGTGCTGCACTGCCGGGCGCTGGCTGAACCGGAACCTGAGATCTACTGGGTCACTCCAGCAGGGGTTCGACTGACGGCTGCCCGGGCAGGCAGGAAGTACCGGGTGTACCCCGAGGGGACCCTGGAGCTACGGAGGGTGACAGTGGAAGAGGCAGGGCTGTACACTTGTGTGGCCCAGAACCTGGTAGGGGCTGACACTAAGACGGTTAGTGTGGTTGTTGGCCGGGCTCCCCTGCAGCCGGGCAGAGACAAGGGATGGGGGCTGGAGCTCCAGGTGCAGGAGACCCACCCCTATCATATCCTGCTGTCTTGGGTCTCCCCGCCCAACACAGTCTCCACCAACCTCACCTGGTCCAGCACCTCTGCCCTCCGGGGCCACGGGGCCACTGCTCTGGCCCGCCTGCCACGGGGTACCCACAGCTATAACATCACCCGCCTCCTTCAGGCCACGGAGTACTGGGCCTGCCTGCAAGTGGCCTTTGCTGATGCCCACACCCAGCTGGCATGTGTATGGGCCAGGACTAAAGAGGCCACTCCTTGTCACAGAGCCTTAGGGGACCGACCTGGGCTCATAGCCGTCCTGGCTCTCGCCATCCTCCTGCTGGCAGCCGGGCTGGCGGCCCACCTTGGCACTGGCCAGCCCAGGCAGGGAGTGTCTGGGAGACCTCTCCTTCCAGCCTGGGCTTTCTGGGGCTGGAGTGCCTCCTCAGTCCGGGTGGTGTCAGCCCCACTGGTCCTGCACTGGAATCCTGGGAGGAAGCCACCCAGGTCCTCAGAGGGGGAGACACTGTCACCACCATTGTCACAAAACTCCTGA